The following coding sequences are from one Xiphophorus couchianus chromosome 7, X_couchianus-1.0, whole genome shotgun sequence window:
- the dop1b gene encoding protein dopey-2 isoform X2 has protein sequence MDPEELKLQNDYRYRNYTAVIEKALRNFESSSEWADLISSLGKLNKALQSNLRYSLLPKRLIIGKRLAQCLHPALPSGVHLKALETYEVIFKIIGTKWLAKDLFIYSSGLFPLLGHAAMAVKPVLLTLYECYYLPLQRALLPSLQAFITGLLPGLEEGLEVYDRTDALLVKLSLLVGQQVFYGALWGSMLVTPMVRLPASVFVVTHFDRMVPLSQQIYMLGYGHHAVIKSVCLSLQDSNVLVQRNMLEVLLYFFPFATCLDPAEPSVTLSAEDMITVASAALLTLLRRDMSLNRRLYAWLLGTDIKGGMVAPHPTLSTTVEEHTAFYFNTYSKDYLVKALIDILKQMEVDSDPESVISYLRPFRIIISLLDKPEIGPAVLSCVFLEVVRAFQRYCLEMIGEENTPKSGSSANQLACKVKENKNASDIIKTVNMLVSSLNSEYLWEYMTQRFCTSLSEKDDPPEQDYGQTAPSVTEMSNLIIFLLDVLPLELYADIQSLFLPDMLGIMLQSLHRHMDSISLDDITQGLRVCFKVLSKIQMPVSYMDVDAGANTEERESASPEDETTKDVQNEGEKNGSINGHQEDERERQDQGGEAEPANGVYSTLRSEDSGLGVSASPSEQQLQLGMPTEAERNGTCKAGDGVWRRGGSVEAMTQSLQDILAFITTRYLLVQVEDVTGPDPEPQRDQSTNSGDQKSLLRRREIKHKLSELFTPNKRKASVSPDTQPSASPTEKKKERGSTLCLDWAAGYMPRGKAEISEACRQTFVATCHLLLESTTFPVYLSEEEMLALYTDMFGDSGSDVDGLPVWLRSLMILCCMSRDYNIQHTAVASLLELINHSQSLALVIEDKHRRYQSSDNNPLSGRLQMVSVPPIYPVLHRAIEENTDFFQRLSQVLWSQLDTEQREQHVSCVDLFYRLHCLAPSASICEDIICQALLHKDKAIRLEALHRFTVLWHLTRETQCNRTMSLSRSFDRSLCVVVDSLTSADGSISAAAQCWLVRALSLNDVIRILEPILLLLLHPSTQRCSIQSVKQNLTAGNLKLLNSRRSLIKTSRTPADMVASDVTTLSSLDVVDREALWAELESGPEPEKPEEALPASRSESEETEEEEVKEEEEEEAESEHTESADTSGAQVSTDNSSSGSAPPSSVEEGGLVNGLRRVESEHTQASDSLSSEEEEDFELEAMARSRLLKQEREKREAINSLFRHVLLYPAAAGGWRRLLQGLALLDSLLRSSPECHLVDALCCTSLDTSSAAHLNLVSNLLQRHQQAQDGRCFYGCLLSPTSSPSGPPSLLVELLVSLCLQILRSHYPSYLSLTPLDLQGNMEVQVKSVTVLTRIVNQLCFTVRGQGCSKATLESIHKLLTCCKVQQYALLSLSASMYVSQKAADKGASKGAELLDEAGGLSEESLVNLGVGGGQEQCPLQIELLKLLQALIVLEYHVWPGGVASAVNSQPGDPRESSPASTPLAREWQTAVLFQQSIKAAQYVQSHPITAQGMFVSAAARALQPQYGYAMHPHWVSLLCSSLPYLGRSLGIIVSPLISQICRNMDDLVKLHEHEGGKANHSVTGRKENIAPDYPLTLLEGLTTITHYCFLDNKKSLVACDPVDVRNARNAVLEALPQMLSSMALLWGVVMREEFQKRASDSGHSSKHASTSVYFKSSKILRQRILQFLLPLTGHYGVQLMASVGVVWSNRKSKRRHKNKVLPVASEARLVIVELIKSLHTLNIETVLHLVKEVVKRPHQIKGEQKATLVDIPMLQFSYAYVQSISAAALQENVAPLLSLLRESVQLNLAPPGHFLLLGILNDFVNRLPNLDSKKDSKDLQEVTQRILETVGGIAGSSLEQTSWLSRSLEVKVQPQVCVEAEEPDDTEVDGEHCESVTQANAMVSSSAPSVYSVQALTLLAEILAPLLDMVYRSDEKEKAVPLISRLLYYVFPYLKNHSAYNMPSFAAGAQLLSSLSGYACTKRAWKKEVFELFMDPLFFTMDASCAHSWKSIIDHLLTHEKTMFKDLMAMQSSSLKLFTSADQKPMLLKRQAFAMFSGELDQYHLYLPLIQERLTETLRMNSSPAVSAQMFLMFRVLLLRISSQHLTSLWPIMVTELIRIFARLEKSLQPEKDVSKLTKVVRGALDRNGPVNFSNAELDMYLSACKFLDTSLAFPPEKMPLFQMYRWAFVPEVDVSRYSGPENALIEFEQECTPHVVRVLEGIQERYGALNGLTEESSTDNLEFPLLTQSSLSSITQLLPFLRTLCCSFQAPPPSGQPAAHFPIAEYPAASSHIVLSRLEDIIENEFLDSMES, from the exons ATGGATCCTGAGGAGCTCAAGCTGCAGAATGACTACCGATACCGTAACTACACGGCGGTCATTGAGAAGGCGCTGCGAAACTTTGAGTCGTCCAGTGAGTGGGCGGATCTCATCTCGTCCCTGGGAAAGCTCAATAAG gccCTGCAGAGTAACCTTCGCTATTCGCTCTTGCCCAAAAGGCTGATCATAGGGAAGCGTCTAGCCCAGTGTCTGCACCCGGCTCTGCCCAGCGGCGTTCACCTCAAGGCTCTGGAGACATACGAGGTCATCTTCAAAATCATTGGCACAAAATGGCTGGCCAAGGATCTGTTTATTTACAG ttccGGGTTGTTCCCGCTGCTGGGTCATGCAGCCATGGCAGTTAAGCCTGTTCTGCTGACGCTGTATGAGTGTTACTATCTCCCACTGCAGAGAGCTTTGCTTCCCAGTCTGCAAGCTTTCATAACTGGACTCTTACCTGGTCTGGAAGAAGGACTGGAGGTCTACGACAG GACTGATGCTCTGCTGGTCAAGCTGTCGCTGTTGGTGGGTCAGCAGGTTTTCTACGGAGCCCTGTGGGGAAGCATGCTGGTCACCCCGATGGTGCGGCTGCCCGCTTCAGTCTTTGTGGTCACACATTTTGATCGCATGGTCCCGCTAAGTCAGCAGATCTACATGTTGGGCTACGGCCATCACGCAGTG ATAAAGTCAGTCTGTCTTTCTCTGCAAGATTCAAATGTGTTGGTGCAGAGGAACATGCTTGAAGTCCTCCTCTACTTTTTCCCCTTTGCAACATGTCTG GACCCAGCAGAGCCCAGTGTGACTCTGAGTGCTGAAGACATGATCACTGTGGCGTCTGCAGCTTTACTCACTCTGCTCAGGAGAGACATGTCCCTCAACAGACGTCTCTACGCCTGGCTCCTAG gCACCGACATTAAAGGAGGGATGGTGGCGCCACATCCCACGCTCTCCACCACCGTGGAGGAGCACACCGCATTCTACTTCAACACTTACTCAAAAGATTATCTTGTGAAG gcTCTGATTGACATCCTCAAACAGATGGAGGTGGACAGCGACCCAGAAAGCGTCATCTCGTACCTCAGACCCTTTCGCATCATCATCAGTCTGCTCGATAAACCCGAGATAG GTCCAGCTGTCTTGAGCTGCGTGTTTTTGGAGGTGGTCCGAGCTTTCCAGCGCTACTGTCTGGAGATGATTGGAGAGGAAAACACCCCGAAGTCGGGAAGCTCAGCCAACCAGCTGGCTTG TAAAGTAAAAGAGAACAAGAATGCATCAGATATCATAAAGACAGTGAACATGCTTGTGAGCTCCCTGAACAGCGAATATCTTTGGGAGTACATGACTCAGCGCTTTTGCACATCTCTCAG tgaaaaagatGATCCTCCGGAGCAGGACTACGGTCAGACAGCTCCCTCGGTCACGGAAATGTCCAACctcatcattttccttctggaTGTTCTTCCTCTG GAGCTCTATGCCGACATCCAGTCACTGTTCCTTCCCGACATGCTGGGCATCATGCTGCAGAGCCTGCACCGTCACATGGACTCAATTTCTCTTGATGACATCACACAGGGGCTGCGAGTGTGCTTCAAGGTCCTGAGTAAGATCCAGATGCCTGTATCTTACATGGATGTTGATGCAGGAGCAAACACAGAGGAAAGGGAGTCGGCTTCACCAGAGGATGAAACCACAAAg GATGTACAGAATGAGGGGGAGAAAAATGGAAGCATTAATGGACATCAGGAAGATGAGCGGGAAAGGCAGGATCAAGGAGGTGAAGCCGAGCCTGCAAATGGGGTTTACTCAACTCTGAGGTCGGAAGACAGCGGACTGGGCGTCAGCGCTTCCCCCTCAGAGCAGCAACTGCAGCTGGGAATGCCCACAGAGGCCGAGCGAAACGGAACCTGCAAAGCCGGCGATGGAGTTTGGAGAAGGGGAGGGAGTGTAGAAGCCATGACACAGAGTCTGCAGGATATCCTGGCCTTCATAACCACAAG ATACCTGTTGGTGCAGGTGGAGGACGTTACAGGTCCGGATCCAGAGCCTCAGCGTGACCAAAGCACCAACTCTGGGGATCAGAAGTCTCTGTTAAGGAGACGtgaaattaaacacaaactgtCTGAGCTGTTTACTCCAAACAAACGCAAAGCCAGCGTCTCGCCTGACACTCAGCCCTCGGCATCGCCAacggaaaagaaaaaggagcgTGGCTCCACACTGTGTTTGGACTGGGCAGCTGGTTACATGCCCCGAGGAAAAGCTGAGATCTCTGAGGCCTGTCGACAGACCTTTGTCGCCACCTGCCACCTGTTGCTGGAGAGCACCACCTTCCCTGTGTACCTGAGCGAGGAGGAGATGCTAGCACTTTACACAGACATGTTTGGAGACTCAG GCAGTGACGTGGACGGCCTCCCGGTGTGGTTGAGGTCCCTGATGATTCTGTGCTGCATGTCCAGGGATTACAACATTCAGCACACTGCCGTGGCCTCCCTGCTGGAGCTCATCAACCACTCCCAGTCTTTAGCACTGGTCATTGAGGACAAGCACAGGCGCTACCAGAGCTCTGACAACAACCCTCTGAGTGGGCGGCTGCAGATGGTCAGCGTGCCGCCCATCTACCCAGTCCTGCACCGAGCCATAGAGGAAAACACAGACTTCTTTCAG AGGTTATCCCAGGTCCTGTGGAGTCAACTGGACACCGAGCAGAGAGAGCAGCACGTTTCCTGTGTGGATCTGTTTTACAGGCTGCATTGTTTGGCTCCCTCAGCTTCCATCTGTGAGGACATCATCTGCCAGGCACTGCTGCACAAAGACAAG GCGATCCGTCTGGAAGCTCTGCACCGCTTCACCGTGCTGTGGCACCTGACCCGGGAGACACAGTGCAACAGGACCATGTCTCTGAGTCGATCCTTTGACCG GTCTTTGTGTGTTGTAGTGGACAGCCTGACCTCGGCTGATGGCTCAATAAGTGCGGCCGCTCAGTGCTGGCTGGTCAGAGCTCTGTCCCTGAACGATGTGATCCGAATCCTGGAGCccattctgctgctgctccttcacccATCCACCCAGCGCTGCTCCATTCAGAGCGTTAAACAGAATCTCACGGCCG GTAACCTGAAGCTGTTAAACAGCAGAAGGAGTTTGATTAAAACCTCTCGGACACCGGCAGACATGGTGGCGTCTGATGTGACAACATTAAGCAGCCTGGATGTTGTGGACCGAGAAGCTCTGTGGGCCGAGTTGGAAAGTGGGCCGGAGCCGGAAAAACCCGAAGAGGCTTTACCCGCGTCAAGGAGCGAGAGTgaggagacagaggaagaggaggtcaaagaggaggaagaggaggaggctgaGAGTGAACACACTGAGTCGGCAGACACCAGCGGCGCCCAAGTTTCCACGGACAACTCCAGTTCCGGTTCTGCTCCGCCCAGCAGTGTCGAGGAGGGGGGTTTGGTGAACGGCCTGCGGAGGGTGGAGTCCGAGCACACGCAGGCGTCCGATTCGCTGTCgagtgaagaggaggaggacttTGAGCTGGAGGCCATGGCCAGGTCTCGCCTGTTGAAGCAGGAGCGAGAGAAAAGAGAAGCCATCAACTCTCTGTTCCGCCATGTTCTGCTGTACCCGGCGGCGGCGGGCGGCTGGCGTCGTCTCCTCCAGGGCCTGGCGCTGCTCGACAGCCTGCTGCGCAGCAGCCCCGAGTGTCACCTAGTGGACGCCCTGTGCTGCACCTCGCTGGACACCAGCTCTGCTGCTCACTTAAACCTGGTCTCCAACCTCCTGCAGCGCCACCAGCAGGCTCAGGATGGAAGGTGCTTTTACGGCTGCCTGCTGTCTCCCACTTCCTCCCCCTCTGGACCCCCGTCGCTGCTTGTTGAACTGCTTGTGTCGCTCTGCCTGCAAATCCTGCGCTCTCACTACCCATCCTACCTGAGTCTGACTCCCCTGGACCTGCAGGGCAACATGGAGGTCCAGGTGAAGAGCGTGACGGTGCTCACTCGGATCGTGAACCAGCTCTGCTTCACAGTACGAGGACAGGGGTGCAGCAAAGCCACTCTGGAATCCATCCACAAACTCCTGACCTGCTGTAAAGTGCAGCAGTATGCCCTGCTTTCACTGTCTGCCTCCATGTACGTCAGCCAGAAGGCGGCGGACAAGGGAGCATCCAAAGGAGCCGAACTGCTGGATGAGGCAGGAGGCCTATCGGAGGAGAGTTTGGTGAATCTGGGTGTGGGAGGAGGACAGGAGCAGTGCCCCTTACAAATAGAGCTACTAAAGTTGCTCCAGGCTCTGATAGTGCTGGAGTACCATGTGTGGCCGGGTGGGGTCGCATCTGCAGTGAACAGCCAGCCTGGAGACCCTCGTGAATCCTCACCGGCCTCCACCCCTCTGGCCCGAGAGTGGCAGACCGCTGTGCTCTTCCAGCAGTCCATCAAAGCAGCGCAGTATGTCCAGAGCCACCCCATCACAGCGCAGGGGATGTTTGTTTCCGCGGCAGCAAGAGCCCTGCAGCCTCAGTACGGCTACGCCATGCACCCCCACTGGGTGTCGCTGCTGTGCTCCTCTCTGCCGTACCTGGGGCGCTCATTGGGGATCATTGTGTCGCCGCTCATCAGTCAGATCTGCAGGAACATGGACGATCTGGTGAAGCTCCACGAACACGAGGGAGGGAAGGCGAACCACAG cgTTACCGGCAGGAAGGAGAACATCGCTCCGGACTACCCTTTAACTCTGCTTGAAGGCCTGACCACCATCACACATTATTGTTTCCTTGACAACAAAAAG TCTCTGGTGGCTTGTGATCCCGTGGATGTCCGTAACGCACGCAACGCCGTGCTGGAGGCGCTGCCGCAAATGCTCAGCAGCATGGCGTTGCTATGGGGCGTTGTCATGAGGGAGGAGTTTCAGAAACGTGCGTCTGACTCTGGCCACAGCAGCAAACATGCTTCTACCTCTGTGTATTTCAAAAGCTCCAAG ATCTTGCGTCAGCGGATCCTGCAGTTTCTACTCCCCCTAACTGGACATTATGGGGTTCAGCTGATGGCTTCAGTAGGAGTAGTGTGGAGCAACAGGAAGAGCAAAaggagacacaaaaacaaa GTTTTACCAGTGGCCAGTGAGGCTCGTCTGGTCATCGTGGAGCTTATAAAATCGCTTCACACCTTAAATATAGAAACTGTCCTGCACTTGGTCAAAGAGGTTGTGAAGAGACCGCATCAGATCAAAGGGGAACAG AAGGCAACGCTGGTCGATATTCCCATGCTGCAGTTCAGCTATGCCTATGTCCAGAG caTTTCAGCTGCGGCTCTGCAGGAAAACGTTGCTCCTCTCCTCAGCCTGTTGAGGGAGTCTGTTCAGCTCAACCTTGCGCCACCTGGACATTTCCTCCTGCTGGG AATCCTAAATGATTTTGTCAACCGCCTCCCAAACCTGGACAGTAAGAAAGACTCTAAAGATCTGCAG GAGGTGACTCAGCGGATCCTGGAGACGGTGGGTGGGATCGCAGGCTCGTCTCTGGAGCAGACCAGCTGGCTCAGCCGAAGccttgaggtcaaagttcagccaCAGGTTTGCGTAGAAGCTGAAGAACCGGATGACACAGAGGTGGACGGGGAACACTGTG AGTCAGTAACTCAGGCTAATGCCATGGTGTCGTCCTCCGCTCCTTCGGTGTACAGTGTGCAGGCCCTCACATTGCTTGCAGAG ATCTTGGCGCCCCTTCTGGACATGGTCTACCGTAGCGACGAGAAGGAAAAAGCCGTTCCCCTTATCTCACGTCTCCTGTATTACGTTTTCCCCTACCTCAAGAAccacag TGCCTACAACATGCCCAGCTTTGCAGCAGGCGCCCAGCTGCTGAGTAGCCTGAGTGGGTACGCCTGCACCAAACGGGCCTGGAAGAAGGAGGTGTTTGAGCTCTTCATGGACCCCCTGTTCTTCACCATGGATGCCTCCTGTGCACACAG TTGGAAATCAATTATTGACCATCTACTGACTCATGAGAAGACCATGTTTAAGGACCTGATGG CCATGCAGAGCAGCTCCCTGAAGTTGTTCACCAGTGCCGACCAGAAACCCATGCTGCTGAAACGGCAGGCATTTGCAATGTTCAGCGGCGAACTCGACCAGTACCACCTCTACCTTCCACTTATTCAAG AACGCCTCACAGAGACTTTAAGAATGAACTCAAGCCCTGCGGTCTCAGCCCAGATGTTCCTCATGTTCCGAGTTCTCCTGCTGCGGATCTCATCCCAGCACCTGACGTCGCTCTGGCCTATAATGGTCACAGAACTT ATACGGATATTTGCACGTTTAGAGAAATCTCTGCAGCCAGAGAAAGACGTCTcaaa GTTGACCAAAGTGGTGCGTGGGGCACTTGACAGAAATGGACCAGTAAACTTCTCCAATGCAGAGTTGGACATGTACCTGTCAGCCTGCAAGTTTCTGGACACTTCCTTGGCCTTTCCTCCAGAGAAGATGCCCCTCTTTCAGAT GTATCGTTGGGCATTTGTCCCGGAGGTGGACGTGAGCCGCTACAGTGGTCCAGAAAATGCGCTGATTGAGTTTGAACAGGAATGCACACCACACGTTGTCAGAGTGCTGGAAGGGATACAGGAACGCTATGGG GCACTGAACGGACTGACTGAGGAGTCCTCCACGGATAACTTGGAGTTTCCCCTCCTCACTCAGAGCTCCCTGTCCTCCATCACCCAGCTGCTGCCTTTCCTTCGCACCCTTTGCTGCTCCTTCCAGGCCCCTCCCCCCTCCGGCCAGCCTGCTGCCCACTTCCCCATAGCCGAATACCCTGCAGCCAGTTCGCACATTGTTCTGAGCAGACTGGAGGACATTATTGAGAATGAGTTCCTGGACTCCATGGAGAGTTAA